CAACGATGTGCTTACAGTGTGCACCTCCTGATTCAAGATTTGTAACCACTTTTTTAGTACGTCTACCTCCAATTGCAACCGACGGAGTTCGCGTTCTTGTTCGGTCTCCGTTCGTTTCGGATCTCCCCGACCATCCTTAAATGCGGTGTCTCCAACTTCCCGATACTTCCTCACCCATATCTTAATTCGATCTTTATCCTGAACTCCCAAATGAATAGCAATGGACCTCTGGCTCCAGCCCTCCACCGTGTGAAGACGAATTGCCTCCATCTTAAGTGACTCAGGATAATGCTTAAATTTTTGTCCCTTTAGCGCCATAAAAAATACACCCCCTAGAAATATCATCGGTCAACCCAGGGGTTTTTCCAATGTCTATTCTAAGGGGTGCACTTCACCAAGCGGTGCAGGGTTTTTTGTTATTTTATTTTCGCCGGGGCGCCAATATTTTCTACGAAAATAGCGATAATTGATTGCTATTGTATAACCGGCTTCCCCTAACCGGGGTATAACCTACCATTTGCATTCATAGACTGTAGAAATCGCAAATCTTAAGAGAGACTTGAAAGAAAGGATCCGGGGAAAGGAGCGGACAATGTCATACACAAGGTGGAAAGCCGCGAGATCCCGCCGCTGGCGGGCTGGCACGGGAAGATGGTGGACCGGTTTTGCTTTCGGGTGGGCGATGGTTATTCTGGTAAAAGCGCTCCTTATTCAATGGACAGCCGATGAGTCGGCCGGTTCTTTCACCGGCACGGAAGCGATAGAATCCGAGCCGATCCAGGAGAATGCCGGGGCTCCGGCGGGACAAGCCGTACAAATTCCTGGTAAAACAGCGTCTGAAGACAGGGGTCTTCCGGATACTAAAAGCCGGACGGTTCGCAATCCGGCCGCCGGCCTGGAGACGTATTACGTCAGCGATTATGAGCGCATTCGGGTTCGTGTATATTTAACGGAGGAAAAGCGCGTAGAAACGCTCCCGATCGAGCTGTATGTGCGCGGCGTGATTGCCGGGGAGATGCCGGTCGATTTCGAGCTGGAGGCACTGAAGGCGCAGGCAATTGCGGCCCGGACCTACATATATAGAAGGCTATTGTCGGGAGATCGGAGCGACATGCCCTCGGACTCCGGAAGTGCAAATGTGACTGATACGGTGCAGAACCAGGTATACTTTTCTGTTAATAAACTGCTCAATCTCTGGGACGGTCAAACCAAGGAGGCCAATCTGGAGAAACTGAACCGCGCTGTCGAAGAAACCAAGGGACAGATAATTACTTACCGTGGAGAACCGATCCAGGCCGCTTTCTTCTCAACAAGCAATGGTTATACGGAGAACGCCTCAGACTATTGGAATGTCGATCTTCCCTATTTGCATAGTGTTGCAAGCCCCTGGGATAAGGCAATTTCACCCCGGTTTAAAGAAACGGTGACGCTGGGGCTGCGCGAGTTTGCAGAAAAGCTTGGTGTAAAGGAAAGCGAAGTCAGTGCGATGCGTGTTTTGGAATTAACTGAAGGCAAGCGTATTAAAACCGTGGCAGTCGGCGGCAATACTTTCTCCGGACGAGAGGTTAGAGAGAAGCTAGGTCTCGCTTCCTCGCAGTTCACTTGGAAGATTAACAATAACAAGCAAATTATCATTACCACATTCGGCTATGGACATGGCGTGGGCATGAGCCAGTGGGGAGCCAACGGAATGGCCCGCAGCGGCCACACGGCAAGACAGATTGTAACCTACTATTATTCCGGAACGCAGGTGGAGCAAGCTTCGAAGCTTCCGAATCGGCATTAAATTAGCAGCCTCTACCTCGTAATCTCAAAAAATGTTAAAACCTCACGTATAAACTGCTAGGTTGTGGCAACAATGGCTAGTGAGGTGATCGAACAATGAATGATCAAAACAAACCGAAGCTCAAAGAAGAATCTCCCAAAAATGTAATGGGAGAAACTGCCGTCAAGCCTTCTGCCTGGAGAAAGCTGTTGTCGAAAAAGTGGGCAGCACCAGCAGCGTTTATGGCCGCGGCAGCAATCATCGTAACCTTAATGTGGCTCTACCAGGGGGCGGAGAAGACCGCGACAACTACGACCAACACCGGCCTCGAGGTCAGCCAAGGTACGACGGAACAGCCGGTGGACCAGACGCAAACGGATGACAGCTCAGAGGTCGCATCCACGAATGAAACGATGCAATGGCCGGCCGACCACACAAAGCTTGAAGTAGTAGCACCATTCTATGATGAGAAGGCTACAAGCGAAGAGCGTCAGGCGGCAATGATTCAGACAGGCAACACCTTTACTGCAAACACAGGTATCGATCTTGCTGAAGCGGATAATAAGACTTTCGACGTTTCGGCGGCTCTGAGCGGTAAAGTTATGGTAGCCGAGCAGCATCCGTTAAACGGCAATGTCGTCGAAATCAAGCACGCCGACGGTATTGTGACAGTGTACCAAAGTCTTGGCGACCTGCAGGTAAAAGTCGGCGATGAAGTGAAACAAGGTACAGTTATCGGCAAAGCAGGCAGAAGCGAGCTGGAGAAGGATCTTGGGATCCACCTTCACTTCGAAGTACGCAAAGACGGTAAACCGGTCAATCCGAGTTTACTGCTTGCGACCGAATCGGCGGACGCAGCCAATTAATGAACGAATAACAGCCGTAACATTTCCAAACAGATTGGAATCTCGGCAACAGCTCGAAAAGGCAGGGGAAACCCTGTCTTTTTGCGCATTTTAACGTTATTCATCCAAGGACGCTGCCCCTCCTTATTGAAAATATTTGCATAACTTAGGCTTGTCACGCTTGGCCACAAAGAATATATACCCGTACCCCTCATATAATGTACCAAACTATCTCGAGTAGGGAGGCGGGAGCGTGCACGATTATATTAAAGAACGTACCATAAAAATCGGCCGTTGTATCGTCGAGACGAAGCATACGGTACGTACGATCGCCAAAGAATTTGGCGTCTCCAAAAGCACGGTGCACAAGGATTTGACCGAGCGCTTGCCGGAAATAAATCCCGATTTGGCGGACCAGGTCAAGCACATACTGGAATATCACAAATCGATCCGGCACCTGAGGGGAGGAGAAGCGACGAAAATAAAATACAAGAAAACGAGCGGGCGGAAACGCGAAGTGCTCGCAGCTGCAAAATCGTAAGCGATTTTTTCTACAAAAATAGAGGAATTTCGCTCATTTCAGCGAATACTGTACGATATGAATATCGATCGAACTATTATTCGCTTTGGGGGACTCCAGACTTATGTTTAGCAAGGACATCGGAATCGATCTTGGTACAGCTAATGTGTCCATTCATGTAAAAGGGAGGGGCGTCGTACTGGATGAGCCTTCGGTCGTAGCGATCGAAAGCGAGACGAAGCGTGTGCTGGCCGTCGGCGAAGAGGCGCATCGCATGGTCGGGCGGACACCCGGCAACATCATTGCTATTCGGCCGCTCCGCGACGGCGTTATCGCCGACTTTGAAATTACGGAAATCATGCTGAAGTCGTTTATCGATCGTGTAGGCGGCCGCTCGTGGTACAGCCGCCCGCGCATTCTCATTTGCGCACCGACCAATATCACTTCGGTGGAGCAGAAGGCGATTCGCGAGGCGGCGGAGCGGAGTGGCGCGAGGGACGTATTCTTGGAAGAGGAACCGAAAGCGGCAGCGATCGGCGCCGGGATGGATATTTATCAACCGAGTGGAAATATGGTTGTCGATATCGGCGGTGGAACGACGGATGTAGCCGTGCTTTCAATGGGCGACGTCGTAACCGCCTCTTCCATTAAAGTCGCAGGGGACAAGTTCGACGCCGCTATCATGAAGTACATAAAGAACAAATATAAACTTCTTATCGGGGAACATACAAGCGAAGACATCAAGATGAAGATCGGTACGGTCTATGATAACGGCCACAGGGACGAAATTGATATTCGCGGGCGAGATATGGTTTCCGGCTTGCCGCTGACTGTGACGATTCGGTCGGAAGAAGTGCGTGAAGCGCTTTGGGAGCCCGTATCGTCCATCGTGGCGGCGGCCAAGTCGGTGCTGGAACGTACCCCGCCGGAGCTGTCGGCGGATATTATCGACCGCGGTGTTATTTTGACCGGCGGCGGTGCACTGCTCGGAGGTCTGGACGCATTGCTGGCGGAAGAACTCAAGGTTCCCGTACTCATAGCGGAAGACCCCATGCATTGCGTGGTCAAAGGGACAGGCCTCCTGCTCGATCATCTTGACCGTGTACCGAGAAGAAAATAATTCCGCTTCAGGTTTCGGACATCATGATATAAAGGCTGCTGCTTAGGCGCCTGGGTAGGACGCTTCGGGGGGCGTGCCGAGAGGCGCAAATGAGTCTAAAGTCGCATGGATGTTCTATTCATGACCGGATCCGGTACACCGATAAAAAATGTATAGATGATTGTTTCGGGAGGTTTTCTCCATGTTAAGAGGTCTTTATACGGCAGCTGCCGGTATGATTGCTCAGCAGCACCGCCATGATACGATTACAAATAATATTTCCAATATTAATACGCCGGGCTATAAGCAAAATAACGCGGTGACCCGTTCATTCCCAGAAATGCTGCTTCAGCTTACGGGAGCCGGCAGCGGTCAAGACCGTTTGGTGGGGCGAATCAATACCGGCGTTTTCGCCGAAGAGAGCTTGCAAATTCAACAGCAGGGCGATTTGATGCAAACGAATCAATCGTCCGACTTTGCCATCATGTCCGACATCCAAGTGCCTGGAATTCAATTTGACCAGTCGGGTAAATATGTATCTCCTGACGGAGCTTTGACTTTTCAGCCGCAAGCCTTTTTTACCGTGCAGGATGCGAATGGCGAACAACGTTATACGCGTGACGGCAAATTCACATTGGACGAGCAGAGTTACCTCACGATGGCGGACGGAGCACGGGTGATGGGCACGAATGGAGCCCCGATTAAACTGCCGCCGGGAATCTCGATGGACCAGCTGACCATTACTCCGGAACATCGGCTTGTAAATCCGGCTACGGGCACAGTCGTCGGACAGTTTCTTATTACTCGGGTCGATAATCCAAATGAGCTTGTACGCGAAGGCGACGGTAAATTCCGTTATATCGGCAATGGGAGCGACATACGCCCTCTAAATCCCGGAGATCGAGTTGAAGTTCGTCAAGGATACATCGAGCGTTCGAATGTGGACTCCGCTCAATCCATGGTAGATCTAATGTCGGCCATGCGCGCATATGAAGCTAATCAGAAGGTCATTCAATTCTATGATCGGAGCTTAGATAAAGCGGTGAACGACGTAGGCCGCGTTTAGTCGCTCTATTGTTTGATCGGATTATCGAAGGAGGCAGCAGCATGAACGGCTCAATGATCAATGCTATGGTATCCATGAACGGGTT
This is a stretch of genomic DNA from Paenibacillus sp. sptzw28. It encodes these proteins:
- a CDS encoding helix-turn-helix domain-containing protein, which gives rise to MIFLGGVFFMALKGQKFKHYPESLKMEAIRLHTVEGWSQRSIAIHLGVQDKDRIKIWVRKYREVGDTAFKDGRGDPKRTETEQERELRRLQLEVDVLKKWLQILNQEVHTVSTSLSTK
- the spoIID gene encoding stage II sporulation protein D — protein: MSYTRWKAARSRRWRAGTGRWWTGFAFGWAMVILVKALLIQWTADESAGSFTGTEAIESEPIQENAGAPAGQAVQIPGKTASEDRGLPDTKSRTVRNPAAGLETYYVSDYERIRVRVYLTEEKRVETLPIELYVRGVIAGEMPVDFELEALKAQAIAARTYIYRRLLSGDRSDMPSDSGSANVTDTVQNQVYFSVNKLLNLWDGQTKEANLEKLNRAVEETKGQIITYRGEPIQAAFFSTSNGYTENASDYWNVDLPYLHSVASPWDKAISPRFKETVTLGLREFAEKLGVKESEVSAMRVLELTEGKRIKTVAVGGNTFSGREVREKLGLASSQFTWKINNNKQIIITTFGYGHGVGMSQWGANGMARSGHTARQIVTYYYSGTQVEQASKLPNRH
- a CDS encoding M23 family metallopeptidase, with protein sequence MNDQNKPKLKEESPKNVMGETAVKPSAWRKLLSKKWAAPAAFMAAAAIIVTLMWLYQGAEKTATTTTNTGLEVSQGTTEQPVDQTQTDDSSEVASTNETMQWPADHTKLEVVAPFYDEKATSEERQAAMIQTGNTFTANTGIDLAEADNKTFDVSAALSGKVMVAEQHPLNGNVVEIKHADGIVTVYQSLGDLQVKVGDEVKQGTVIGKAGRSELEKDLGIHLHFEVRKDGKPVNPSLLLATESADAAN
- the spoIIID gene encoding sporulation transcriptional regulator SpoIIID — its product is MHDYIKERTIKIGRCIVETKHTVRTIAKEFGVSKSTVHKDLTERLPEINPDLADQVKHILEYHKSIRHLRGGEATKIKYKKTSGRKREVLAAAKS
- the mreB gene encoding rod shape-determining protein MreB; the encoded protein is MFSKDIGIDLGTANVSIHVKGRGVVLDEPSVVAIESETKRVLAVGEEAHRMVGRTPGNIIAIRPLRDGVIADFEITEIMLKSFIDRVGGRSWYSRPRILICAPTNITSVEQKAIREAAERSGARDVFLEEEPKAAAIGAGMDIYQPSGNMVVDIGGGTTDVAVLSMGDVVTASSIKVAGDKFDAAIMKYIKNKYKLLIGEHTSEDIKMKIGTVYDNGHRDEIDIRGRDMVSGLPLTVTIRSEEVREALWEPVSSIVAAAKSVLERTPPELSADIIDRGVILTGGGALLGGLDALLAEELKVPVLIAEDPMHCVVKGTGLLLDHLDRVPRRK
- a CDS encoding flagellar hook-basal body protein, translating into MLRGLYTAAAGMIAQQHRHDTITNNISNINTPGYKQNNAVTRSFPEMLLQLTGAGSGQDRLVGRINTGVFAEESLQIQQQGDLMQTNQSSDFAIMSDIQVPGIQFDQSGKYVSPDGALTFQPQAFFTVQDANGEQRYTRDGKFTLDEQSYLTMADGARVMGTNGAPIKLPPGISMDQLTITPEHRLVNPATGTVVGQFLITRVDNPNELVREGDGKFRYIGNGSDIRPLNPGDRVEVRQGYIERSNVDSAQSMVDLMSAMRAYEANQKVIQFYDRSLDKAVNDVGRV